Genomic DNA from Rhodanobacteraceae bacterium:
GGGCGTGGCGCGGCGCGGCTCCAACTGGAGGGCTTCCAGCCGGCTGCGCGCCGATCCGCGACACAAAGTGACCCTGAGCGGCAAATCAAACCCGCCGGCGTGTGGTCGAATAGCCGCGCTGCGGCTTGCCCGCTATCGGGCCAGCCCACAGCACGTTTGATAATTGCGACGGAATTGGTCTATAGCACGGCCAGTGGCACGGGGATTGCATCCGTCGCAATGCGGACTGAATGGCGTGGCTCCCGGAGTGAAAGGATTCGACTCCGCCCAAGTCTGATCGATCCGCTAACCAGCGTCCCATTGCAATCCCTTCGCGAGAGGAAAAAGTCATGTCGAAGATCCAGAAAGGTTTCACCCTGATCGAACTGATGATCGTGGTCGCGATCATCGCCATCCTGGCCGCCATCGCGCTGCCGGCCTACCAGGACTACACCATCCGCGCCCAGGTCGGTGAAGGCCCGATCAACGCCGCGGCGTTGAAGACCGCCATTGCCGAGTTCCGCGCCGACCGTGGCGGCTGGCCGACCAACAATGCTTCCGTCGGCATCACCAACACCGTCAGCGGCACCTATGTGGCCAGCATCGCCAACGCGTCAGGTCGCGCTCCTGATCACCTACGGCAACAACGCCAATACCGCGATCGCGGCCTCGACCATGACCCTCCGCGCCGCCGTGAACGCCAATGGCGACGTCTCCTGGGTCTGCGGTAATCGCGCTGCGCCAACCGGCTTCACCGTTGCGGGCAACCCGGCGACTGCCACGTCCGTGCTGGCCAAGTACCTCGCTGCGAACTGCCGCGCGTAAGCTGCATCCTGCGTCGCGCGAACGGCCCGCATTGCGGGCCGTTCGCTTTTTCCGTTTCCGAGCTACGCCATCACGCCCTGCAGTGGGACCTGTGCTGACGCTGCGCAGCCGGGCTCGGCCGGCGTCCGTCCCGCACGGTCAGGCATGCCCTCCCGTTTGGCGCCCCCCCTGTCAGGGTTCTCCCTTACCCAGAGCGTCAGCTTCGCCCCTTGCGTGTCAGCCATGGCCCTCGGGCCCTGCCGGCCAGCCCCCAGTCCCGGCAGAAATCGTGACGCAAGTCTCGCGCCCGGGCGCCTCCGGTCATGGCACATCTTTTGCAGTCTCATTCGGCAAAGGTCTCGCGGCCTGCGGGGTCTCTCAGGCTGCATTGGGAGGATTGGCATGAACAGCATCCGGATCGATCGCGGTTTCACCCTGATCGAGTTGATGATCGTGGTGGCCATCATTGCCATCCTGGCGGCGATCGCGCTCCCCGCATACCAGGACTACACGATACGTTCCCAGGTCAGCGAGGGGACTATCGTCTCCGGCGGACTGCGCATCGCAGTGCGCGACTTCTATTCCGACCGCGGCAGCTGGCCGACCAACAACGCGTCCATCGGTATCACCGGTACGGTCTCCGGAACCTACGTCCAGTCGGTCATTCTGAATACCGGCGTGCTTGTCGTGACCTTCGGCAACAACGCCAACAGCCGGATCCAGGGCTCGACCCTCGGGGTGGCTGCCGCGGTCAATTCGAACGGCGACGTGGCCTGGGTGTGCGGAAACCGCGCGGCGCCCTCGGGCTTCACCGAAGCCGGGGCGGGCGCGGCGGCGGCGACAGGAATCGATCCGAAATTCCTGCCTTCGAACTGCCGCCTGTAATCGGGGCGCAGCGCAGGGGCGCTCGCGCTGCCTGCCCGGTCGCCGTATGCTCGGCAGAGTCAGTCAGCCCAGTCGGCCGGGCATACTGGACGCCACGGCCCCCGGATCGCCCCCTTGCCCATGCTCAACCCCCTGCGCCGCGCGACGCTGCTGTTCCTCGCGGGGCTGACGCTGGCCTTCCTGGTCTACCTCCCCGGGCTGCACGGCGGATGGGTTTACGACGACTTCGCCTTCATCGTCTCCAATCCCGCCGTCCACGTTGAATCGCTGAGGCTGTCCGAGTGGGCCGCAGCCGCCAATTCGTTTCCAGCCGCGCACCAGGGACGCTGGCTCGGGATGCTGAGCTTTGCCGGCAACCACTACCTCGGTGGCCTCGAACCCTGGGGTTACAAGCTGGCCAACCTGCTGATCCACCTGCTGAATGGCTGCCTGGTGGCGTTGGTCCTGGACGCCTTGCTGGCACTTCGGCGCGAGGTCCAGCCAGGTGCGCAGGGAACCGCAGCGAGCGACCGGATCCACGCGGTGCTGATCGCGATCGCGTGGATGCTGCTGCCGGTCAACCTCACCGCAGTGCTGTATGTGGGGCAGCGACTGGAATCGCTGTGCAATACCTTCGTCCTGCTCGGGTTGCTGCTGTACGTCCGCGTGCGTGCCCGCGACTGGCGGGGCGCGGCAGGTGGCCTGCGCCTGCTCCCGGCGCTCGGCGCGTGCACGCTGCTGGGGGTCCTGGTCAAGGAATCGGCGGTGCTGCTGCCGCTGTATGCCGCGTGCATCGAGGTCGTGCTGCTGCAATGGCGCCGGCGGGACGGCGACTGGAGCCGCCCGGCGCTGGCCACCCTCGGCGCGACGCTGGTCGTGCCGCTGATCGCCGGCCTGATCTGGCTGGCTACATGGGTCGGCACCGAGCGCGCCTACAGCCGCAGCTATGACACGGTCGAGCGCCTGCTGACCCAGGGACGCGTTTTGATCGACTACGTGCACTGGACCCTGCTGCCCAACCTGAGCCGCTTGACCCTGTATCACGACGATGTCGTGGTTTCCCGGGACCTGTGGACGCCGGCCACCACCCTGCCATCCTGGCTCACGATTCTGGTCCTGATTGCCGCAGCCGTGCGGGTGCGTCGCAGCCGGCCGCTGTTTGCGCTCGGCGTGCTGCTGTTCTTCGCCGGGCATGCGCTAACGTCCACGGTCATTCCGCTCATGCTCGCGTTCGAGCATCGCAACTATTTCCCGTCGATCGGCTTGTTGCTGGCGCTCGCTTCAGTGATCGGACTGGAAACGCGGCTTCTGCAGCTGCGCATGCAATGGGTGGTGTACGCGGGGTTCCTGCTGCTGTACGTCGGCACCACCCAGCTGCGCGCGCTGGAATGGAGCCACCCGCTGCGGTTGGCCGCCAGCGAGGCGGCGAAGCGACCGGATTCGGTGGATGCGCAGTATGGCTATGTACGCACGCTCATCCGTGCAGCCGGTGGCGACCCTCGTTCGGAGTTGATCGACACCGCAATTCAGCTGCTGCGAGGCAAGCGCGGCATGCCGGGTTCCGGGTTGTTGTTCGAGCACGCCCTGGTCGTGCTGCTGGCCAAACGCGGTGCGCCCGAGGAGCCGGAGCTGTGGGCCGCGATGCGTACCACCGCGCTGGCGCACCCGCCGCGCGCGAGCGACGTCTCGGCCATCGCTACGCTCTACGACTGCATGCTTCGGCAAGAATGTCCGCAACGCTTCGACGAACTGCGCGGCGTGCTCGAGGCGATCCTCACCCATCCCAATGCCGAGGCCAATCTCCACTCCATCCATGGGCTCCTGCTTGCGCGCCAGCGTGACCTCGCGGGTGCGCGCGCCGCGTTCGCGCGCGCGCTGACGCTGGCGCCGCGGAACCCGGACTTGCGCGCCAAGTACGTGCACATGCTGATCGAGGCCGGCGACGCCACTGCGGCGCGGGCGGAACTTGACGCGCTGCGCCGGCTTGGCGCCTTCGGCAGCGTGGATCACCTGGTCGGACCCCTGCAGGGCCGGCTGGATCGGCTCGAAGCGCGGCCCTGAGCGGGCGGGACGGGCGCGCCCCGCGGGCCTTACCTCAGTCGATCCCCAGGCGTTTGAGCCGGTAGCGCAGCGCGCGGAAGGTGATGCCTAGCTTCTTGGCCGCGGCGGTCTTGTTGTAGCGGCACTCCTCCAGGGCCTTGTTGATGGCCTCGCGCTCGAGGGTGTCGATGTAGTTCTCCAGGCCCACCCGCTGCGCACCGGCGAGCACGCTGGTCTCCGCCGCAGGGGCGCCGGCGGCGACCGGCGCAGCCGCTGCGGCGACCTCGCCCCCGGCCGACACGCGCGAATTGAGCTGCAGGTCCTCGGCGCGGATCACGTCGCCGTCGCTGAGCGCCACCGCGCGCTCCAGGATGTTCTCGAGCTCGCGCACATTGCCCGGGAAGTCGTAGGCCTGCAGTTCCGCGAGTGCCTGCGGGGACAGTGTCGGCCGCGCGATCGCCCACTCGGGCGCGAGCTTGTCGAGATAGCGCTCGGCGAGCGGCGCGATGTCCTCGCGGCGCTCGCGCAGCGGCGGCATGCGCAGTTCGATGACATTGATGCGGTAGTAGAGGTCCTGGCGGAACTCGCCGCTGTCGACCAGCCGCGCGAGGTCCTTGTGGGTGGCGCTGACGATGCGCACGTCCACCGGGATCTCGGCGCGGCCGCCGATCGGGCGCACCGACTTCTCCTGGATCACGCGCAGCAGCTTGACCTGCATGTGTTGCGGCAGTTCGGCAATCTCGTCGAGGAACAGGGTGCCGCCGTGGGCGGCCTGGATCAAGCCGTCCTTGTCGCCATGGGCGCCGGTGAAGCTGCCCTTCTTGTGGCCGAAGAACTCGCTCTCCATCAATTCGGTGGGAATCGCGCCGCAGTTGACCGGCACGAAGGGCCCGGCCGCGCGCGGACCCTGCTCGTGGATCGAGCGCGCGGCCAGCTCCTTGCCGACCCCGGATTCGCCGTAGATCAGCACTGGCGCCTGGCTGCGCGCGAGCTTGGCGATTGTGGCCCGGGCGCGCTGCATCGCCGGCGACTCGCCGAACAGCCGCGGCTCGCTCGGCCCACCCGGCACGCGCTCGGCGCGCAGGCGCAGCGCGGTCTTGACCAGGTTGCGCAGGACGTTCAGGTCGACCGGCTTGGACACGCAGTCGAAGGCCCCGGCACGCAGGGCCTGCACCGCCGCCTCGGCGTTGCCGTAGGCGGTGATCATCGCCACCGGCGTGTCCGGGTGCTGGCGACTCATCAACTCGATGAACTCGTGACCGTTGCCATCCGGCAGGCGCATGTCGGTGAAGCAGAGGTCGTAGTTCGCCTTGCCCAGCAGAGCGCGCGCTTCCGCCAGCGTCGCCGCCGAATGCACGCTCAGGCCGAGGCGCGTCAGCGTCAGCGTCAGCAGCTCGCGGATATCCGCTTCGTCATCGAGGATCAGTGCCTGACCTTTTTCCATGGGCGAGCTCCGGGGCCGTCGGGGGAGGATAGCGGTTGGGGATCAGCAACTAGAAATCAGCAATTGGCGATTGGGGCGCATCGACGAGGTCTACTGTCGCGAAAAGGTGCTCGGCCGACGACGGATCCGACCAAGCGCGCCCCAATCGCCGGTCGCCAACAGCCAATGGCTGCTCTCAGGCCAGATCCCGCTGCGGCACCGCCAGCTGGATGCGGAAGCAGCTGCCGCCACCCGGCACATTCACGTACTCGATGCTGCCCTGGTTGGCGCCAAGCAACTGCTTGCAGATGTACAGGCCGAGCCCGGTGCCGTCGGCGCGGGTGGTGAAGAAAGGTTCGAACAGCTGGCGCTGGTGCGGCGCCGGGATGCCGGGGCCCCGATCGATGATTTCCACCAGAGCGCCCTGGGTGGGATTGGGCTGGCGGATGCGCAAGGTGATGTCGGCCGGCTGGTCGGGCTGGCGCCCGTAGCGGATCGCGTTGCGCAGCAGGTTCCACACCGCCTGGGTGAGCTGCGAAGGGTCCACTAGCGCGCGCGCGTCGCGGTTGTCGACCACCAGCCGCAGTTGGTCCTGGCCCAGCGGCTGGGCCTGCTTGAAGTCGGTGACCAGGCCATGACCCCAGGAGGCGAGGTTGATGCACTCGGGGCGCGAGCGTTCGCGCCGCGACAGTTGCAGCACGTTCTCGACGATGCCGTTCACCCGCCCGCAGTGGTTCATGATGATCTCGATCAGGCGCCGGTCGGCGTCCGGCATCTCCTCCGACTCCGCGAGCAACTGCGCGGCGTGGCTGATCGCCGCGAGCGGATTGCGCACCTCGTGCGCGATGCTCGCGGACAGGCGCCCGAGCGAGGCGAGCGTCAGCTCCTCGGCGCGCCGGTAGACCATGCTCTCGTCTTCCAGGAAGCACAGCGTGGCGGCATCGTCCTCGCCGCCCAGGCGGGTGAAGCGCGGCACCACCGCGGGCACGCCCTGGGCGATCTGGATCGGCACGTTGTTGTGCTTGCCGGTGGTCAGCCAGTAGCGCCAGCGGTCGTACAGATCGGGCGAAAGCCTGCGCACATCGTGCTCGGTGTGCGGCGGCGTGCCGAGCAGGTACCAGCCGGATTCGTTGAAGCGACGCACGTGACCGTCGCCGTCGAGCACCAGGATCCCGGTGCGCATGCGCTGAATGATCAGTTCGTTGATCTGCGCCAGATTGGCGATATCGACGCCCTGGCGTTCGACCATTTCCTGGCTTTCGCGGGTCAGCCGCGCCAGCCAGTAGAAAATCGCCACCGTCAGGAAGAAAGCGGTGCCCAGCAGCGCCGCCTGCGCGAGGTTGCGATCGGTGGTGCGCTCAAGGCCGATCGAATAGATCGACTCGGACAGCAGCGTGACCGTTGCGATTGCCGCCGCGAGCAAGGCCAGGCGTCCCGGCAGCAGCAGCGCCGACATCGCCACCGTGATCAGCAGCAGCACACCGACGCCGCTGGACAGGCCGCCGAAGACGAACAGCAGCAGTCCGCCCATGACCAGATCGAAGCCGACGCCGATCAGGGTCAATGTGGTCACGCCGAAACGCCGGGCCTCGCTCGCGGTGAACACCGCCGCCGCCGCCAGCGCATACAGCAATACTGCGACCTGGCCGCTGGTCAGCAGCGGCCCGCCAATATCGAAATAGCGCTTGCCGAGGCTCGACAGCAGCAGCAATCCGAACACCGCCGCGACCAGCACCCGGTAAAGGTTGAACAGGCGCAGTTCGTACCAGCGGAGAGCCTCCGATGGCGCCGGCGAGTCGCTGCGGTTGCTGCTGGAAAGGCGCATCCGGACGGCGTTTGGGAGGATGTCAAGCCGACTATAGCATCGCGGTTTTGCCGCGCAGATTCCGCCCCGTGCAGGCATGCTCGCAACCGCGCATGCCAATGGGCTGAACGCGGTGGTGCCGCGCGCTAAATTTCCACTTGGCGCGGCGCAGTGCTTTCATCACAATACGCGCCAATTTTGCGCAGGGCACGCGCATCTCACAACGACAACGCCCACGCGAGCTTTCGATCAGGAGACAGGATGAACTTCCACGAGTACCAAGCGAAGGACTTGTTCGCGCAGTATGGAATTCCGGTGCCGCAGGGCATCGTCGCGAACACAGTCGATGCCGCCGTCGAAGGCGCGCGCCAGATCGGCGGCGACCAGTGGGTGGTGAAGGCACAGATCCACGCCGGCGGGCGCGGCAAGGCCGGCGGCGTCAAGGTGGTCAAGACCCTGACCCAGGTGCGCGATGCCGCGGCGAAAATGCTCGGCACCAAGATGACCACCTACCAGAGCGGTGGCCGCGCGCTGCCGGTCAACCAGGTGCTGGTCACCGAAGCCACCGAGATCAGCAAGGAGTTGTACCTGTCGATGCTGGTCGACCGCACCGCGCGTGCGGTCACTTTCATCGCCTCGCCGATGGGCGGCGTGGATATCGAGCAGGTCGCGCGCGAGCACCCGGAAAAGATCTTCACCGTCGAGGTGAACTTCATGCAGAGCCTGCAGGCCTTCGAATGCCGCAAGCTCGGCTTCGCGATGGGCCTGGGTGCCAAGCAGACCTCGCAGCTGGCCAAGATCATGCTGGCGATGTTCCAGCTGTTCAATCAGTGCGACATGAGCCTGATCGAACTGAACCCGCTGGTGATCAACAGCGCGGGTGACCTGATGGCGCTGGACGGCAAGCTCAACTGCGACGACAACGCGCTGTTCCGCCAGCCCAAGCTGGAAGCGATGCGCGACGTCTCGCAGGACGACCCGCTGGAAGCACAGGCAGCCAAGCACGACCTGAATTACGTCTCGCTGGACGGCAACATCGCCTGCATGGTCAACGGCGCCGGCCTGGCGATGGCGACGATGGACGTGATCAAGCTCTACGGCGGCGAGCCGGCGAACTTCCTCGACGTGGGCGGCGGCGCCACCACCGAGCGCGTCACCGAGGCCTTCAAGCTGATCCTCGGCAACGACAAGGTCAAGGCGATCCTGGTCAACATCTTCGGCGGCATCGTCCGCTGCGACCTGATCGCCGAAGGCATCATCGCTGCGGTCAAGGAAGTCGGGATCAGCATCCCGGTGGTGGTGCGTCTGGAAGGCACCAACGTCGAGAAGGGTCGCGATCTGTTGAAGTCGAGCAATCTGTCGCTGATTCCGGCCAGTGATCTGGCCGATGGTGCGCAGAAAGCAGTCGCAGCCGCCAAGGGCTGATCACAAGGACGTCGAGGAGCAGTCATGGCAGTTTTGGTCAACAAGAAGACGCGGGTGATCTGTCAGGGATTCACCGGCACGCAGGGCACCTTCCACTCCGAGCAGGCGCTCGACTACGGCACCAAGCTGGTCGGCGGCGTGACCCCGGGCAAGGCCGGCAAGGACCACATCGGCCTGCCGGTGTTCAACACCGTGCAGGACGCGGTCGAGGAGACCGGCGCCGAGGCGAGCATGATCTTCGTGCCGCCGCCGTTCGCGGCCGACGCGATCCTGGAAGCCGCGGATGCCGGCATCAAGGTCATCGTGGCGATCACCGAGGGCATCCCGGTGCTCGACATGCTGCGCGTCAAGCACGTGCTCAGCACCTACTACCCCGGGACCTACCTGATCGGCCCCAACTGCCCGGGCATCATCACCCCGGGCGAGTGCAAGATCGGCATCATGCCGGGCTTCATCCACAAGCCCGGCAAGGTCGGCATCGTGTCGCGTTCCGGCACCCTGACCTATGAAGCCGTGTACCAGACGACCAAGGTCGGCCTGGGTCAGAGCACCTGCATCGGCATCGGTGGCGATCCGATCCAGGGCATGAACTTCGTCGACTGCCTGCGTCTGTTCCAGGACGATCCGCAGACCGAGGCCATCATCATGGTCGGCGAGATCGGTGGTAGTGCAGAAGAAGAAGCCGCGGAGTTCATCGCGGAATACGTGACCAAACCCGTGGTTGCCTACATTGCCGGTGTGGCTGCGCCGGCTGGCAAACGCATGGGTCACGCTGGCGCCATCATCGCCGGCGGCAAGGGCACGGCAGCAGCCAAGTTCGAAGCGCTGGACCGCGCCGGAGTGACGACGGTGCGTTCCCCCACGGAATTGGGAGAAGCGATCCAGAAGCGCCTGTCCGGCGCCAAACCAAAATCGTCATCCACGAAGGGGAGTGCCATCATGAAGACTGAAACCGTGACGCAAGACGTGCCGGCGGCGGCTGCCGCTCCGGCGAAGAAGGCTGCACCGGCGAAGAAGGCCGCAGCGAAGCCCGCAGCCAAGAAGGCTCCGGCTGCCAAGGCGGCTCCGGCCAAGAAGGCCGCGGCTCCGAAGGCCGCCGCTCCGGCGAAGAAGGCTGCGCCCGCCAAGGCCGCTCCGGCCAAGGCTGCGCCGGCCAAGAAGGCTGCGGCTCCGAAGGCTGCCGCCCCGGCGAAGAAGGCTGCGCCCGCCAAGGCCGCTCCGGCCAAGGCTGCGCCGGCGAAGAAGGTAGCGGCTCCGAAGGCTGCCGCCCCGGCGAAGAAGGCTGCGCCGGCCAAGGCCGCTGCTCCGGCCAAGGCCGCTCCGGCGAAGAAGGCCGCGGCTCCGAAGGCTGCCGCTCCGGCCAAGAAGGCTGCACCTGCCAAGGCTGCTCCGGCTGCCAAGAAGCCCGCCGCGAAGAAGGGCAAGTAAGCGTGCCGAGCGCCGGCTTGCCGGCGCCACGGACCTGATTCGGGGCGGCGGCATTCGCCGCCCCCTTTTCGGTCCGCCCCGTTTCATCGCATTCCGCTGCCAGGGAAAGCCGTGTATCGCATCGCCCTTGCGCAGTTCGATTTCCCGGTCGGCGCGGTGCAGGACAATGCCCGCCGCATCCGCGCGCTGCGCGAGCAGGCCGCCGCATCCGGCGCCCGCCTGCTGCTGACACCCGAACTTGCGCTGTCCGGCTACCCGCCGGAAGACCTGCTGTTCCGTCCCGGCTTCCAGGCGCGCATCGACGGCGCGCTGTCGGATCTTGCGGATGACGCCTCCACCACCGAATTGCTGATCGGCCATCCCGCACGCCAGGACGGCCGCCTGTACAACTGCGCCAGTTTCGTCAGCGGCGGCCGGGTGGCCGCGACCGCGCGCAAGCAGCGCCTGCCGAACTACACCGTGTTCGACGAGAAGCGCTACTTCTCGGAGAGCCAGGGCGCGACCGTGATCGACAGCGGCGGCCTGCGCATCGGCGTGCTGATCTGCGAGGACGCCTGGTTCCCCGAACCCGCCGC
This window encodes:
- a CDS encoding tetratricopeptide repeat protein yields the protein MLNPLRRATLLFLAGLTLAFLVYLPGLHGGWVYDDFAFIVSNPAVHVESLRLSEWAAAANSFPAAHQGRWLGMLSFAGNHYLGGLEPWGYKLANLLIHLLNGCLVALVLDALLALRREVQPGAQGTAASDRIHAVLIAIAWMLLPVNLTAVLYVGQRLESLCNTFVLLGLLLYVRVRARDWRGAAGGLRLLPALGACTLLGVLVKESAVLLPLYAACIEVVLLQWRRRDGDWSRPALATLGATLVVPLIAGLIWLATWVGTERAYSRSYDTVERLLTQGRVLIDYVHWTLLPNLSRLTLYHDDVVVSRDLWTPATTLPSWLTILVLIAAAVRVRRSRPLFALGVLLFFAGHALTSTVIPLMLAFEHRNYFPSIGLLLALASVIGLETRLLQLRMQWVVYAGFLLLYVGTTQLRALEWSHPLRLAASEAAKRPDSVDAQYGYVRTLIRAAGGDPRSELIDTAIQLLRGKRGMPGSGLLFEHALVVLLAKRGAPEEPELWAAMRTTALAHPPRASDVSAIATLYDCMLRQECPQRFDELRGVLEAILTHPNAEANLHSIHGLLLARQRDLAGARAAFARALTLAPRNPDLRAKYVHMLIEAGDATAARAELDALRRLGAFGSVDHLVGPLQGRLDRLEARP
- the sucC gene encoding ADP-forming succinate--CoA ligase subunit beta, which codes for MNFHEYQAKDLFAQYGIPVPQGIVANTVDAAVEGARQIGGDQWVVKAQIHAGGRGKAGGVKVVKTLTQVRDAAAKMLGTKMTTYQSGGRALPVNQVLVTEATEISKELYLSMLVDRTARAVTFIASPMGGVDIEQVAREHPEKIFTVEVNFMQSLQAFECRKLGFAMGLGAKQTSQLAKIMLAMFQLFNQCDMSLIELNPLVINSAGDLMALDGKLNCDDNALFRQPKLEAMRDVSQDDPLEAQAAKHDLNYVSLDGNIACMVNGAGLAMATMDVIKLYGGEPANFLDVGGGATTERVTEAFKLILGNDKVKAILVNIFGGIVRCDLIAEGIIAAVKEVGISIPVVVRLEGTNVEKGRDLLKSSNLSLIPASDLADGAQKAVAAAKG
- a CDS encoding sigma-54-dependent Fis family transcriptional regulator, which translates into the protein MEKGQALILDDEADIRELLTLTLTRLGLSVHSAATLAEARALLGKANYDLCFTDMRLPDGNGHEFIELMSRQHPDTPVAMITAYGNAEAAVQALRAGAFDCVSKPVDLNVLRNLVKTALRLRAERVPGGPSEPRLFGESPAMQRARATIAKLARSQAPVLIYGESGVGKELAARSIHEQGPRAAGPFVPVNCGAIPTELMESEFFGHKKGSFTGAHGDKDGLIQAAHGGTLFLDEIAELPQHMQVKLLRVIQEKSVRPIGGRAEIPVDVRIVSATHKDLARLVDSGEFRQDLYYRINVIELRMPPLRERREDIAPLAERYLDKLAPEWAIARPTLSPQALAELQAYDFPGNVRELENILERAVALSDGDVIRAEDLQLNSRVSAGGEVAAAAAPVAAGAPAAETSVLAGAQRVGLENYIDTLEREAINKALEECRYNKTAAAKKLGITFRALRYRLKRLGID
- a CDS encoding prepilin-type N-terminal cleavage/methylation domain-containing protein, whose amino-acid sequence is MSKIQKGFTLIELMIVVAIIAILAAIALPAYQDYTIRAQVGEGPINAAALKTAIAEFRADRGGWPTNNASVGITNTVSGTYVASIANASGRAPDHLRQQRQYRDRGLDHDPPRRRERQWRRLLGLR
- a CDS encoding two-component sensor histidine kinase, with amino-acid sequence MRLSSSNRSDSPAPSEALRWYELRLFNLYRVLVAAVFGLLLLSSLGKRYFDIGGPLLTSGQVAVLLYALAAAAVFTASEARRFGVTTLTLIGVGFDLVMGGLLLFVFGGLSSGVGVLLLITVAMSALLLPGRLALLAAAIATVTLLSESIYSIGLERTTDRNLAQAALLGTAFFLTVAIFYWLARLTRESQEMVERQGVDIANLAQINELIIQRMRTGILVLDGDGHVRRFNESGWYLLGTPPHTEHDVRRLSPDLYDRWRYWLTTGKHNNVPIQIAQGVPAVVPRFTRLGGEDDAATLCFLEDESMVYRRAEELTLASLGRLSASIAHEVRNPLAAISHAAQLLAESEEMPDADRRLIEIIMNHCGRVNGIVENVLQLSRRERSRPECINLASWGHGLVTDFKQAQPLGQDQLRLVVDNRDARALVDPSQLTQAVWNLLRNAIRYGRQPDQPADITLRIRQPNPTQGALVEIIDRGPGIPAPHQRQLFEPFFTTRADGTGLGLYICKQLLGANQGSIEYVNVPGGGSCFRIQLAVPQRDLA
- a CDS encoding pilin, whose translation is MRIDRGFTLIELMIVVAIIAILAAIALPAYQDYTIRSQVSEGTIVSGGLRIAVRDFYSDRGSWPTNNASIGITGTVSGTYVQSVILNTGVLVVTFGNNANSRIQGSTLGVAAAVNSNGDVAWVCGNRAAPSGFTEAGAGAAAATGIDPKFLPSNCRL